Below is a genomic region from Geoglobus acetivorans.
GAGCCTTTGTGTCAAGCCCTATTTTGATTGGCTTAACTTCAAGAAGGTTGAGTGCCCTTGCAACTTCAGGCTTAACAACCTCTCCAGCCTTGACAACTGTAACCGTGTTCTTCACGACAATCTTACCCTTCTCAATCGCTGCAGGAATTCCCGCAGCCTGAATTTCTCCGAGAATTGGGCCGGGAGGGAAATTGGTTGGTCCAGCTTCAACAACAACGTCAACAGGTGAAACCTGATTTGGCTTCAATGGTGACGGAGTTTTCGTATTTTCAAGCTTCTTGAAGAGCTTGAAGGGATTCAGCCTGGATGCAACGATAGCTACCTGATCCTCAATGTAATCTTCAAGCTTCTTGTAATCTCCGCCAAGAGACTCAAGAGCAAGCTTGAGCAGAGTGTTCTTCACAACCCTTATCGCGACCTCATCTCTGAGGTCCCTTCTCACACTCTGAAACTGAGAGGAGGGCACCCCCCTGAATCCCGCTATACCAACAACAGGGTATTCCCTGAAGAGCCTCTTAATTTCCTCAA
It encodes:
- a CDS encoding 50S ribosomal protein L10; the encoded protein is MSAVRGKVPQWKVDAVEEIKRLFREYPVVGIAGFRGVPSSQFQSVRRDLRDEVAIRVVKNTLLKLALESLGGDYKKLEDYIEDQVAIVASRLNPFKLFKKLENTKTPSPLKPNQVSPVDVVVEAGPTNFPPGPILGEIQAAGIPAAIEKGKIVVKNTVTVVKAGEVVKPEVARALNLLEVKPIKIGLDTKALMENGIVFTPVDLAIDEAQVFEDFIEAARKALNLAVNSAYVTEETAEILIQKAFLDAKNLAINAAVFEKEVMPDILAKAYSEMLAVANLLGDEALDEDLKERLSGLSVAVQQPAAEQVEEAKEEEEEEEEEPKEEEALEGLGALFG